From the genome of Oceanispirochaeta sp. M1, one region includes:
- a CDS encoding RnfABCDGE type electron transport complex subunit B, which produces MDQILRIFWGFLSTVLFGGLLGLGLAVASRKLKVEKDETVEALEGAFPGLNCGSCGYAGCAVYAEAVANGSDKDLTKCKPGGSASLAELGRIMGVEVDTNAVRMVARVHCIGGSDVATRSFKYDGISDCNAATVLFNGDKDCKYGCLGLGSCINVCPVNAISKTENSLVVVNQDLCISCGKCVDICPTGVMRMIPEDSDFIVACNSRDKGKITKSNCKVGCIACRICEKKFPEAGYKIEDNLSFLSYDGRGEGRADAAEKCPAKCIIPNKSEKPEEVPSAG; this is translated from the coding sequence ATGGATCAAATATTAAGAATATTCTGGGGTTTCCTGTCCACAGTTCTTTTCGGAGGATTGCTGGGACTTGGATTGGCTGTAGCCTCCCGTAAACTGAAAGTAGAAAAAGATGAGACTGTAGAGGCCCTGGAAGGAGCTTTTCCCGGTCTGAACTGCGGCTCCTGCGGTTATGCAGGCTGCGCCGTTTATGCCGAAGCAGTGGCTAACGGCAGTGATAAAGATCTAACAAAATGTAAACCCGGCGGTTCTGCTTCTCTTGCTGAACTAGGGCGCATTATGGGTGTAGAGGTCGATACCAATGCTGTAAGAATGGTGGCCCGGGTGCACTGTATCGGCGGTAGTGATGTAGCTACACGCAGCTTCAAATATGATGGCATTTCCGATTGTAATGCCGCTACTGTACTTTTTAATGGCGATAAAGACTGTAAATACGGTTGTCTGGGCCTGGGCAGCTGTATTAATGTATGCCCGGTTAATGCCATATCCAAGACCGAAAACAGTCTTGTTGTTGTCAATCAGGATCTTTGTATCTCCTGCGGAAAATGCGTTGATATCTGTCCTACGGGTGTAATGAGAATGATTCCCGAGGATTCAGACTTCATTGTGGCCTGTAATTCACGGGATAAGGGTAAGATTACCAAGTCCAATTGTAAGGTCGGATGTATCGCCTGTAGGATCTGTGAGAAAAAATTTCCCGAAGCTGGATATAAAATTGAGGATAATTTATCTTTTCTGAGTTATGATGGTAGGGGCGAGGGCAGAGCAGATGCTGCTGAGAAGTGTCCTGCAAAATGTATTATCCCAAATAAAAGTGAGAAACCTGAAGAAGTGCCAAGTGCCGGTTGA
- a CDS encoding electron transport complex protein RnfA: protein MSYFAIVITYIFISNLILSQFLGLCPFIGVSKNVESAVGMGFAVTFVMSIASLVTWALYHFILVPLGLTYLQTIIFILTIASLVQLVEMVVQKYSPVLYKALGIYLPLITTNCAVMGIALININSGYNVLESFTAGIAAGMGFLLAILLMSAIRVQMETEKVPRFLKGAPIAFISGGLMAMAFMAFDKALLNNLVG, encoded by the coding sequence ATGAGCTATTTTGCAATAGTTATTACCTATATTTTTATCAGCAACCTGATTCTTTCCCAGTTCCTGGGACTCTGTCCTTTTATCGGTGTTTCAAAAAATGTTGAATCCGCCGTGGGAATGGGATTTGCAGTAACATTTGTTATGTCCATTGCATCATTGGTTACCTGGGCTCTTTATCATTTTATTCTGGTGCCCCTGGGGCTGACCTATCTTCAGACTATTATCTTTATTCTGACAATAGCCTCACTGGTTCAGCTTGTTGAAATGGTTGTTCAGAAGTATTCTCCCGTGCTGTACAAGGCCCTGGGTATTTATCTTCCCCTGATCACAACAAACTGTGCTGTTATGGGTATCGCTCTGATCAACATCAACAGTGGATATAATGTTCTGGAGAGCTTCACAGCAGGAATAGCCGCCGGTATGGGATTCCTTCTGGCGATCCTTCTGATGTCGGCTATTCGTGTACAGATGGAAACAGAAAAAGTTCCCCGTTTTCTGAAAGGAGCTCCCATTGCCTTTATCAGCGGTGGTCTCATGGCCATGGCTTTTATGGCCTTTGATAAAGCTCTGCTGAACAATCTGGTAGGATAA
- the rsxE gene encoding electron transport complex subunit RsxE has product MREFTKGFVRENPIFILMLGLCPSLAVSTQVVNALGMSAGTIFVLLGSNIMVALLKDFIPDEIHIPAYIVIIATFVTLVDLLMQAYAPGLSKSLGVFVQLIVVNCIILGRAEAFASKNTVKDSIMDALSMGLGFFFGLTLIALIREVFGAGTITLFPMGNFDGVIEIPGLVSAPVRIISLSAGALFVVGYLKAIFNWISSRPGKEEL; this is encoded by the coding sequence ATGAGAGAATTTACAAAGGGGTTTGTAAGAGAAAACCCTATTTTTATACTGATGCTGGGACTTTGTCCTTCACTGGCAGTTTCTACACAGGTGGTAAATGCCCTTGGAATGAGTGCCGGTACTATTTTTGTACTTCTGGGTTCCAATATCATGGTAGCCCTTTTAAAGGATTTCATTCCTGATGAGATTCATATTCCTGCATATATTGTTATTATTGCAACTTTTGTAACTCTGGTTGACCTGCTGATGCAGGCCTATGCTCCCGGTCTCTCAAAGAGTCTCGGTGTATTTGTACAGCTGATTGTTGTAAATTGTATTATCCTTGGAAGAGCCGAGGCTTTTGCTAGTAAGAATACTGTAAAGGACTCTATAATGGATGCCCTGAGTATGGGACTTGGATTTTTCTTCGGTCTCACTCTGATCGCTCTGATCAGAGAGGTATTCGGAGCAGGAACAATCACATTGTTTCCCATGGGGAACTTTGACGGCGTTATCGAGATTCCCGGACTTGTATCCGCACCTGTAAGAATTATCTCTCTTTCAGCGGGTGCGCTCTTTGTTGTGGGTTATCTGAAAGCCATATTCAACTGGATCAGTTCCAGACCCGGTAAGGAGGAACTCTAA
- a CDS encoding FMN-binding protein, with translation MTATMEKAGKLALICAISAILLGFVNSVTEPAIAIRKAAELKAALSSLLEDGSPGAKEDIMDAGSVIARYPVEGVGGWILEFNGKGYGGDMKILASYDEQGTVLDVVLMDNAETPGLGKKAEKAEYMDKFRGTGGAAGPVPTTKGALDAPDSVSGATITFVGIASPLHEGSEYIQSLGDK, from the coding sequence ATGACAGCAACCATGGAAAAAGCCGGAAAACTGGCATTAATCTGTGCAATCTCCGCCATTCTGCTGGGTTTTGTAAACTCAGTGACTGAACCTGCTATTGCAATCCGCAAGGCTGCGGAACTGAAAGCTGCACTTTCTTCACTTCTGGAGGATGGTTCCCCCGGTGCAAAGGAAGACATCATGGATGCCGGATCTGTTATTGCCCGCTATCCTGTTGAGGGAGTCGGCGGCTGGATTCTGGAATTCAATGGAAAGGGATACGGCGGAGACATGAAGATTCTCGCCTCCTATGATGAGCAGGGAACAGTCCTTGATGTTGTTCTGATGGACAACGCAGAAACTCCCGGACTGGGAAAGAAGGCCGAAAAGGCCGAATATATGGATAAATTCAGAGGCACCGGAGGAGCAGCAGGTCCTGTTCCCACCACGAAAGGCGCTCTGGACGCACCTGATTCTGTATCAGGGGCAACAATTACCTTTGTTGGTATTGCCTCTCCTCTTCATGAGGGATCTGAATATATTCAATCTCTGGGGGATAAGTAA
- a CDS encoding RnfABCDGE type electron transport complex subunit D, whose product MKDKLLISSSPQFHHPQSTASIMWTVSLCLLPAGAWGVYIFGIRALLVMLAAIAAAVGTEALLGLVKKENTIADGSAFLTGLLIGFNMPPAVPIYIVVVASVFAISVVKWTFGGLGGNWMNPALAGRVFVFFSWTGGMTTWTLPRSGGADAVTGPTPLGSLKTGLSSMTSNIHGPLDLLSAEGVPVSYMDLFLGRIPGSIGEVSALLLILGALYLLIKKIANWEIVVSYLGSFALLVWLFGGFRYGQGLFTGDVLFHMLSGGLMLGALFMATDMVSSPLTPKGMLVYGVGCGFMTYLLRFFGSVPEGVSLAIIFMNIFVPLINRAFQPEKFGVVKTEEEAK is encoded by the coding sequence ATGAAAGATAAACTCTTGATTTCAAGCTCACCCCAGTTTCACCACCCTCAGAGTACGGCTTCCATTATGTGGACCGTTTCCCTCTGTCTGCTACCTGCAGGTGCCTGGGGAGTATATATATTCGGAATTAGAGCCCTTCTTGTAATGCTGGCAGCCATTGCCGCTGCGGTAGGCACAGAGGCTCTCCTCGGACTCGTTAAAAAGGAAAACACAATTGCCGACGGCAGTGCTTTTCTCACGGGTCTTCTTATCGGTTTTAATATGCCGCCGGCCGTTCCCATCTATATTGTTGTTGTGGCATCAGTTTTTGCAATATCCGTTGTAAAATGGACCTTCGGCGGACTGGGTGGTAACTGGATGAATCCGGCACTGGCCGGGCGTGTCTTTGTTTTCTTCTCCTGGACCGGAGGAATGACAACATGGACTCTTCCCCGCAGCGGCGGTGCCGATGCGGTTACCGGACCGACCCCCCTGGGATCTCTAAAGACAGGACTCTCATCCATGACCAGTAATATTCATGGTCCCCTGGATCTTCTGTCTGCAGAGGGTGTTCCCGTATCTTATATGGATCTGTTTCTGGGACGTATTCCCGGTTCTATCGGTGAAGTTTCAGCGCTTCTCCTGATTCTGGGAGCTCTGTACCTTCTGATAAAAAAAATCGCCAACTGGGAAATAGTTGTTTCCTATCTCGGCAGTTTCGCCCTGCTGGTCTGGCTGTTCGGCGGTTTCCGCTATGGACAGGGGCTCTTTACGGGTGATGTCCTTTTTCATATGCTTTCCGGAGGCCTGATGCTGGGAGCCCTTTTTATGGCTACAGATATGGTCAGTTCTCCCCTTACCCCCAAGGGTATGCTGGTTTATGGTGTTGGATGTGGTTTTATGACATATCTTCTCCGTTTCTTCGGTTCTGTACCCGAAGGTGTCTCTCTTGCAATAATCTTTATGAATATTTTTGTTCCTCTTATCAACAGAGCTTTTCAGCCCGAAAAATTCGGTGTTGTGAAGACTGAGGAGGAAGCCAAATGA
- the rsxC gene encoding electron transport complex subunit RsxC — MSRFKTFPKGGIHPTDHKEATCNKEVQNASLSSITVVPLSQHIGAPCECLVKKGDIVEEEQLIGKAGGFVSANIHSPVPGEVKEIKRIYLPNGIAVDAVVIEMQGEFKRLGKEISPKDWNGMSNEEISAKVSEMGVVGQGGATFPTHVKLSLPKGKTCETLIINAVECEPYLTSDHRVMLEKGKEVLEGIKIVQRLLSPEKTVIGVESNKMDAVEHLLSLVSSEGLDIEVMPLDVKYPQGAEKNLIKAVTGKEVPSGRLPLEVGVINANVGTCLSVYEAVVLNKPVIERVVTVSGGAIKNPSNLKARVGTSFRTLIEDCGGFSEEPVKVIAGGPMMGFTVYDLDTPVTKGTSGILALTAKEIKAAKPTTCLSCGRCLSACPMGINPTKIFKYIEFNMSDEAADAGLMDCVECGSCSFMCPAHIPLVQGFRGGKKILRKNSMKKASK; from the coding sequence ATGAGTCGTTTTAAAACTTTCCCCAAGGGGGGAATTCACCCTACAGACCACAAGGAAGCAACCTGTAATAAAGAGGTTCAGAATGCCAGCTTATCAAGTATAACTGTCGTGCCTTTATCTCAGCATATTGGTGCACCCTGTGAGTGTCTTGTTAAAAAGGGAGATATTGTAGAAGAGGAGCAGCTCATCGGTAAGGCCGGTGGATTTGTTTCAGCCAATATCCATTCACCCGTACCTGGAGAGGTTAAAGAGATCAAACGGATCTACCTCCCCAATGGAATTGCCGTAGATGCGGTTGTTATCGAAATGCAGGGAGAGTTCAAGCGTCTAGGCAAAGAGATCTCTCCTAAAGACTGGAATGGTATGTCCAATGAGGAAATCAGTGCAAAGGTTTCCGAAATGGGTGTTGTCGGTCAGGGAGGCGCTACATTTCCAACTCATGTCAAATTGAGTTTACCCAAGGGGAAAACCTGCGAAACCTTGATTATCAATGCCGTTGAATGTGAACCATATCTGACTTCCGACCACAGGGTCATGCTTGAAAAAGGTAAAGAAGTCCTGGAAGGAATCAAGATCGTTCAACGTCTTCTCTCACCAGAAAAGACTGTGATAGGTGTTGAATCCAATAAGATGGATGCAGTCGAACATCTTCTGTCTCTGGTCTCCTCTGAAGGCCTGGATATTGAGGTTATGCCTCTGGATGTTAAATATCCCCAGGGAGCTGAAAAGAACCTTATTAAGGCCGTAACAGGGAAGGAAGTACCTTCAGGCAGGCTTCCTCTGGAAGTTGGAGTCATAAATGCCAATGTGGGAACCTGTCTCTCAGTTTATGAGGCAGTTGTTCTGAATAAGCCTGTAATCGAACGTGTTGTTACCGTTTCCGGCGGTGCTATTAAGAATCCTTCTAACCTGAAGGCTCGTGTCGGTACAAGTTTCAGAACCCTTATTGAAGATTGCGGCGGTTTTTCAGAAGAACCTGTTAAGGTTATCGCCGGTGGACCAATGATGGGATTTACGGTTTATGATCTTGATACTCCGGTAACAAAGGGAACCAGTGGAATACTGGCTCTCACCGCAAAAGAGATTAAAGCGGCCAAACCCACTACCTGTCTCTCCTGCGGACGCTGTCTTTCAGCCTGCCCCATGGGGATCAATCCTACAAAAATCTTCAAATATATTGAATTCAATATGAGCGATGAAGCTGCGGATGCCGGTCTGATGGACTGTGTGGAATGCGGTTCCTGTTCTTTTATGTGTCCGGCTCATATCCCTCTTGTTCAGGGTTTCAGAGGCGGAAAAAAAATCTTAAGAAAAAATAGTATGAAAAAGGCGAGTAAATGA
- the pcnB gene encoding polynucleotide adenylyltransferase PcnB, whose product MLIRYGKNSKGRLIKQAKVYTLDEHGISRRRLDHDALKVTDRLRTAGYQAYVVGGAVRDLLIDKAPKDYDIATDASPTRVRKIFRNSRIIGKRFRLVHVYFPQNKILEVATFRSLEGGEGDNVYGAMDEDAKRRDFTLNALYYSPREEQIIDYHDGVKDIKNRKLRSVIPLDVTFKEDPVRMLRAVKYSVMTNARIPFSLRRAIKRDAPLLLECSVSRMSEEIFKILQSGYSESIIQTAEKLNLFEYLLPRFHKQLNGPRGRTFTKKFYRDLQKLDKYIKIGDEEKTRGKMLNFLCRGFLAETGALDGGDETSFSDTINAVKEALRPMIAPNRDVMDGVKLVFKQNNWKIPRKRPPFKAAAQKGIRSKPSKTGSMSQKRKVIKPAED is encoded by the coding sequence ATGCTTATAAGATATGGAAAGAATAGTAAGGGCCGTCTGATTAAACAGGCCAAGGTATATACACTGGATGAGCACGGCATAAGCCGGCGCAGGCTGGATCACGATGCTTTGAAGGTTACAGACAGACTTAGGACCGCAGGATATCAGGCTTATGTTGTGGGCGGAGCCGTAAGGGATCTGCTTATAGATAAAGCACCTAAAGATTATGATATCGCAACCGATGCCTCTCCGACAAGAGTCAGGAAGATCTTTAGAAATTCCAGGATTATCGGAAAGCGTTTTCGTCTGGTTCATGTTTACTTTCCCCAAAATAAGATTCTCGAGGTTGCCACTTTCCGTTCATTAGAGGGCGGTGAAGGTGATAATGTATATGGAGCCATGGATGAAGATGCCAAACGCAGGGACTTCACTCTTAATGCCCTGTACTATTCCCCCAGGGAAGAACAGATTATCGATTACCATGACGGTGTTAAAGATATAAAGAATAGAAAACTACGCTCAGTCATTCCACTTGATGTTACTTTTAAAGAAGATCCTGTGAGGATGCTCAGAGCAGTAAAATACTCTGTAATGACCAATGCCCGGATACCTTTTTCTCTCCGTAGAGCCATTAAAAGGGATGCACCACTGCTTCTGGAATGTTCAGTTTCCAGAATGTCTGAAGAAATTTTTAAAATTCTGCAGTCAGGATATTCTGAATCTATCATTCAGACCGCTGAAAAGCTGAATTTGTTTGAATACCTGCTTCCCCGTTTTCATAAACAGCTGAATGGACCCCGAGGAAGAACTTTTACAAAGAAGTTCTACAGAGATCTTCAGAAACTGGATAAGTATATAAAGATAGGGGATGAGGAAAAAACCAGGGGAAAGATGCTGAATTTTCTCTGCAGAGGATTTCTTGCTGAAACAGGTGCTCTTGACGGGGGAGATGAGACCTCATTCAGCGATACAATTAATGCTGTTAAAGAAGCCCTCAGGCCCATGATTGCTCCAAACCGGGATGTTATGGATGGTGTGAAGTTGGTTTTTAAACAGAATAACTGGAAAATCCCCCGAAAAAGACCGCCCTTCAAGGCAGCCGCACAGAAGGGAATCAGATCCAAACCGTCAAAGACAGGTTCCATGTCTCAGAAAAGAAAAGTAATAAAGCCTGCTGAAGACTAA
- the thrC gene encoding threonine synthase: protein MEFSYLCTECGTSYELNPALTTCPSCSKSQKIDEPLKGVLEVQPQGTLPENAAVDTEVLVQSLLPVPPEYFPPLPRVKGELWKPERLREELSIPGLYIMNDGSNPTGSFKDRASVLVSAYARQSGENTIVLASTGNAGSSMAGIGAAAGQKIILFLPETAPPAKMIQALQYGATVYKVAGNYDMAYDLSLDYSKLKGGMNRNTAWNPMTMEGKKTVSLDIFAQLGNKSPDRVFVPTGDGCILGGVYKGFKDLLQFGLIKKMPRITAVQAEGSNALYRAWKSGSFDNQPSTTIADSISVDIPRNGYTALKYLQNYDGDVVCVSDNEIIEAQAHLSSRSGLFTEPAGATGWAGLLKCKKEISVHETVVVLATGNGLKDTATALKGIKMPEQTITSIEDIRG, encoded by the coding sequence ATGGAATTCAGCTATCTATGTACAGAATGCGGTACATCATATGAACTGAACCCCGCACTCACTACCTGCCCTTCCTGCAGTAAAAGCCAGAAGATCGATGAACCTCTGAAAGGTGTGCTTGAAGTACAGCCACAGGGAACACTTCCGGAGAATGCGGCGGTAGACACAGAAGTACTGGTTCAAAGCCTTCTCCCGGTTCCTCCGGAATATTTCCCTCCCCTTCCCAGGGTAAAAGGTGAACTGTGGAAACCTGAAAGACTCCGAGAGGAACTCTCAATACCGGGTCTCTACATCATGAATGACGGAAGTAATCCAACTGGTTCCTTCAAAGACAGGGCCTCGGTCCTGGTATCAGCTTATGCCAGACAAAGCGGAGAAAATACAATAGTTCTGGCCTCCACAGGCAATGCCGGTTCCTCAATGGCAGGCATAGGTGCGGCGGCAGGACAGAAAATTATATTATTCCTCCCCGAAACTGCTCCCCCGGCCAAGATGATTCAGGCGCTGCAGTACGGAGCTACCGTTTATAAGGTGGCAGGAAATTATGATATGGCATATGACCTCTCCCTGGATTATTCTAAATTAAAGGGTGGAATGAACAGAAACACAGCTTGGAATCCCATGACCATGGAAGGTAAAAAAACCGTTTCTCTGGATATCTTTGCCCAGCTGGGTAATAAATCTCCCGACAGAGTGTTTGTCCCCACGGGTGATGGATGCATTCTTGGAGGCGTATATAAAGGATTCAAGGATCTGCTCCAGTTCGGACTGATTAAAAAGATGCCCAGAATAACAGCTGTTCAGGCAGAGGGAAGCAACGCCCTCTACAGAGCATGGAAGTCAGGTTCCTTTGACAATCAGCCAAGTACTACTATAGCCGATTCAATTTCCGTTGATATACCGAGAAATGGATATACCGCCTTGAAATATCTGCAGAACTACGATGGAGATGTCGTCTGTGTTTCTGATAATGAAATTATCGAAGCCCAGGCTCATCTCTCCTCCCGTTCCGGACTGTTTACAGAACCCGCAGGAGCTACGGGCTGGGCTGGGCTGCTGAAATGCAAAAAAGAGATATCAGTTCATGAAACTGTCGTTGTCCTGGCCACAGGCAACGGTTTAAAAGATACAGCAACGGCATTGAAAGGAATTAAGATGCCCGAGCAGACAATTACAAGTATTGAAGACATAAGGGGATAA
- a CDS encoding pyridoxal-phosphate dependent enzyme, with protein MIDFTVNKDIQKHNAEYCKSKGIKLPTYAMMKNPELVPDEAKEKLKKTGLWDIDPVNLYRITWKNEAKASGGLFGKVNHLVLPEALTGTKAKIVVITGKWFPTGAHKVGATYGCLAPVLTTGQFNPFTTKAVWPSTGNYCRGGAYISSLLACEAIAILPEEMSQERFNWLKKVAGEVIATPGSESNVKEIFDKCWELKASGQDLRIFNQFDEMGNPLWHYNVTGSAIEEALGYYMKDGDKMAGFVSSSGSGGTLAAGSYLKTKFPHMKIVAAEALQCPTLLNNGYGAHRIEGIGDKHVPWVHNCKDTDFVSAIDDEDSMRLLRLFNEKTGRDVLKANGVDAALVDQLDLFGISGVANVLAAIKFAKYNELTEKDYVVTIATDSMELYGSRIDELAEARGAYNNAQAERDMELILGQSIDNLKELSYYDRKSIHNLKYFTWIEQQGRELEELNAQWYDHDNYWYGTMNQADQIDEHIKEFNEMIDKS; from the coding sequence ATGATTGATTTTACAGTAAACAAAGACATTCAGAAACACAACGCAGAGTACTGCAAGTCCAAGGGAATCAAACTCCCGACCTACGCCATGATGAAAAATCCTGAACTGGTTCCTGATGAAGCGAAAGAGAAGCTGAAAAAAACAGGACTCTGGGATATTGACCCTGTAAACCTATACAGAATCACATGGAAAAATGAAGCAAAGGCCTCGGGCGGTCTCTTCGGAAAGGTAAATCACCTTGTTCTTCCCGAAGCTCTTACAGGTACCAAGGCGAAAATAGTAGTTATTACTGGTAAATGGTTCCCTACGGGAGCCCATAAAGTCGGCGCTACATACGGATGTCTGGCACCCGTCCTTACTACAGGACAGTTCAATCCCTTTACAACAAAAGCCGTCTGGCCCTCTACCGGAAACTACTGTCGCGGTGGAGCCTATATTTCATCTCTTTTGGCCTGTGAAGCCATCGCTATTCTTCCTGAAGAGATGAGTCAGGAACGTTTTAACTGGCTGAAAAAAGTTGCCGGTGAGGTCATTGCCACTCCAGGTTCAGAATCTAATGTAAAAGAAATTTTCGATAAATGCTGGGAACTCAAGGCTTCAGGACAGGATCTGAGAATCTTCAATCAGTTTGATGAAATGGGAAATCCCCTCTGGCACTACAATGTAACAGGAAGCGCCATCGAGGAAGCTCTCGGATATTATATGAAAGACGGCGACAAGATGGCCGGATTCGTCTCTTCATCCGGTTCCGGTGGAACTCTGGCTGCAGGGTCCTACCTCAAAACAAAATTCCCTCATATGAAAATTGTTGCTGCAGAAGCTCTGCAGTGCCCCACTCTTCTGAATAACGGATACGGTGCACACAGAATCGAGGGAATCGGTGACAAACATGTTCCCTGGGTACACAACTGTAAGGATACTGACTTTGTTTCCGCTATTGACGATGAAGACTCCATGAGACTGCTGCGTCTGTTCAATGAAAAAACAGGACGGGATGTTCTCAAAGCAAACGGTGTTGATGCCGCCCTTGTAGATCAGCTTGACCTTTTCGGAATCTCCGGTGTTGCCAACGTACTGGCCGCAATCAAATTTGCAAAATACAACGAACTGACCGAAAAAGACTATGTTGTCACAATCGCCACAGACTCAATGGAGCTCTACGGTTCAAGAATCGATGAACTTGCTGAAGCCAGAGGTGCCTATAACAATGCACAGGCGGAACGGGATATGGAACTTATCCTTGGTCAGTCCATCGATAACTTGAAAGAGCTCAGCTACTACGACAGAAAAAGCATCCACAATCTTAAATACTTTACATGGATCGAGCAGCAGGGACGTGAACTGGAAGAGCTGAATGCACAGTGGTACGACCATGACAATTACTGGTACGGAACCATGAATCAGGCTGATCAGATTGATGAACATATCAAGGAATTCAATGAAATGATCGACAAAAGCTGA